The following coding sequences lie in one Paenibacillus durus ATCC 35681 genomic window:
- a CDS encoding NAD(P)-dependent oxidoreductase — MKNIAWIGTGHMGLPMARNLLKAGHSLHVYNRTAEKAEPLRVEGAVICRTATEAAAEADLIFLMLTKGETVREVLSGEEGVLAKLRPKALVVNMSTIGPEEAKEFARITGEAGGIYVDAPVSGSVGPAVQAQLVILAGGDSEAVEACRPYFDKLGKATIHFGDVGAGSSAKLAINLLLGVVAQGVGETLLFAETAGLDRELVLRMISESAVSTKLFEGKKEMFVKEEYPSAFMISLVAKDLGLVADEAHSYGIRLPLAEAAKETYAAADQSGKGALDMAAVWLQLKEHKGEN; from the coding sequence TTGAAAAACATTGCATGGATTGGAACGGGGCACATGGGGCTTCCCATGGCCCGCAATTTACTGAAGGCGGGCCACAGCCTGCATGTTTATAACCGGACGGCGGAGAAGGCGGAGCCGCTCAGAGTGGAAGGCGCCGTCATTTGCCGGACGGCGACGGAAGCAGCCGCCGAAGCGGATTTGATCTTTCTGATGCTGACCAAGGGCGAAACGGTCCGGGAGGTGCTGTCGGGAGAAGAAGGCGTTCTTGCAAAGCTCCGTCCAAAGGCTCTTGTCGTGAATATGAGTACGATCGGACCGGAGGAAGCCAAGGAATTCGCCCGGATTACCGGCGAAGCCGGAGGAATTTATGTAGATGCGCCCGTATCCGGCTCGGTTGGGCCTGCGGTGCAGGCGCAGCTGGTCATCCTGGCAGGCGGAGACAGCGAGGCGGTTGAAGCTTGTCGGCCATACTTCGATAAGCTGGGAAAGGCGACTATTCATTTCGGAGATGTCGGAGCGGGCAGCTCCGCCAAACTGGCGATCAACCTGCTGCTCGGCGTGGTTGCCCAAGGCGTGGGCGAGACGCTGCTGTTTGCGGAAACGGCCGGACTTGACCGTGAATTGGTGCTGCGGATGATCAGTGAATCGGCCGTATCCACGAAGCTGTTCGAGGGTAAAAAAGAGATGTTTGTAAAAGAAGAGTACCCATCCGCCTTCATGATCAGCCTCGTTGCCAAAGATTTGGGGCTGGTTGCGGATGAAGCGCACAGCTACGGCATCCGGCTTCCGCTCGCTGAAGCAGCCAAGGAAACCTACGCGGCCGCTGACCAGAGCGGCAAGGGGGCGCTGGATATGGCCGCCGTATGGCTGCAATTGAAGGAGCATAAGGGGGAGAACTGA
- a CDS encoding GNAT family N-acetyltransferase — MKITYTQTDQAGLHLVEPLWERLRDHHASISNHFLEQIMANTFKARSKDLLDKAEQGLLNIMLASDELSGKLAGYCISSITGGNRGELDSIFVLQDYRGSGIGQELMTLSLDWLKANSAKTITISVMFGNDEALPFYGKFGFYPRTYVLTK, encoded by the coding sequence GTGAAGATAACCTATACACAAACCGATCAAGCCGGACTTCATTTGGTAGAGCCGCTATGGGAACGGCTGAGAGATCATCATGCATCGATTTCCAATCATTTTTTAGAGCAAATCATGGCTAATACCTTTAAAGCACGATCCAAAGATCTTTTGGACAAAGCGGAACAGGGACTTCTAAATATTATGCTGGCGAGCGATGAGCTTTCGGGAAAGCTGGCAGGATATTGCATAAGTTCAATTACCGGCGGGAACCGGGGAGAGCTGGATTCTATCTTTGTTCTGCAAGATTACAGGGGCAGTGGTATTGGACAAGAGCTGATGACATTATCGCTTGACTGGTTGAAGGCAAACAGCGCCAAGACTATTACGATTTCAGTAATGTTCGGAAATGATGAGGCATTGCCTTTTTATGGAAAATTCGGATTCTATCCAAGAACCTATGTACTAACCAAATGA
- a CDS encoding ABC transporter permease subunit — MLIFNRNNIPIFILFVFLFLMTYTFQFYVNKQQMYEQLSNNLYTSNSSMLIAKGDLTWINEDLSRSQYRLFLEEDDTHRYLLKNNGHWSPPMISGDFLNLSERTKTAVIGREMEQYTRTISGVKYISYQTKSYEVIGIMGASFPSSVDYLILLHDPGLQLNDLNTKIVIDSDNPNVVKKILNRATKSDSFISTIDNFQKGFLRTGDAPFLYKFLLLEMYFLLLIGLISILRYGYEKEQKVIKTLYMLGISKKNLYFEILIKNSVIIFLSSLISLFIFSGAVIFDSLALSKVLLVMPITILMSWIIIGVFIGRDHLEKKRGVVKR, encoded by the coding sequence ATGCTTATATTTAACAGGAATAATATTCCTATTTTTATTCTCTTTGTTTTTTTATTTTTAATGACCTATACCTTTCAATTCTATGTAAATAAACAACAAATGTATGAGCAACTATCGAATAATCTCTATACCAGCAACTCGTCGATGTTAATTGCAAAGGGGGATCTAACGTGGATTAATGAAGATTTAAGCAGATCCCAATATCGTTTGTTCCTAGAAGAAGATGACACTCACAGATACTTATTGAAGAACAATGGACACTGGTCTCCCCCTATGATTTCAGGAGATTTCTTAAATCTCTCCGAAAGAACCAAAACTGCAGTTATAGGACGAGAGATGGAGCAGTATACGCGTACAATAAGTGGAGTGAAGTACATATCGTATCAAACAAAAAGTTACGAAGTTATAGGAATAATGGGTGCGTCTTTTCCAAGCTCCGTGGATTATCTTATTCTATTGCATGATCCCGGTCTTCAATTAAATGATTTAAATACTAAAATAGTTATTGACAGTGATAACCCGAATGTTGTGAAAAAAATACTAAATAGAGCTACAAAATCGGATTCCTTTATTTCTACTATTGATAACTTTCAAAAAGGGTTTCTTAGAACAGGTGATGCTCCCTTTCTATATAAGTTTCTTTTACTTGAAATGTATTTCTTATTATTGATCGGTCTTATTTCAATATTAAGATATGGGTATGAAAAGGAACAAAAGGTCATAAAAACCCTGTATATGTTAGGTATATCAAAGAAAAATCTTTATTTTGAAATATTAATTAAAAATTCAGTCATCATCTTTCTTTCATCTCTGATCAGCCTTTTTATCTTTAGCGGAGCTGTTATTTTCGACTCTCTTGCTTTAAGTAAAGTATTGCTAGTTATGCCTATAACAATTCTAATGTCATGGATTATCATAGGTGTTTTTATAGGGAGAGATCATTTAGAGAAAAAACGGGGTGTAGTAAAAAGGTGA
- a CDS encoding 5'-deoxyadenosine deaminase, producing MGGILIKNAELITMNKQEEILRGSDIRIKDDLITEIGSGLAPLAGETVIDATGRSIIPGFVQTHIHLCQTLFRGKADDLELMDWLRKRIWPLEAAHDGESLYYSAMLGIGELISSGTTTIVDMETVHHTDYAFQAIAKSGIRALSGKVMMDQKGGDVPEALQEDTAASLQESVDLLEKWNGHDGGRIRYAFSPRFVVSCTEPLLTEVRDLSARYGVKVHTHASENQGEIEIVQAMTGMRNIVYLDHIGLANERLILAHCIWLDKEERRILRERGVHVSHCPGSNLKLASGIADTPGLIHEHVSVSLGADGAPCNNNLDMFNEMRLAALIQKPIHGPTAMDAKSVFRMATIGGAKAVGMENEIGSIEVGKKADLAILNLFNFHTFPSFDADPISRIVYSATRADVESTIINGKIVMDRGMLKTVDKDTVLREADRSIQRLLARSPLG from the coding sequence ATGGGCGGTATATTGATCAAGAACGCGGAACTCATCACGATGAACAAGCAGGAGGAAATTCTGCGCGGCAGCGATATCCGGATTAAGGACGACCTGATTACGGAAATCGGTAGCGGTCTTGCGCCGCTTGCGGGAGAGACGGTGATCGACGCCACGGGGCGAAGCATAATCCCCGGCTTCGTGCAGACGCATATTCATTTATGCCAGACGCTGTTTCGCGGCAAAGCGGACGACCTGGAGCTGATGGATTGGCTGCGCAAGCGCATTTGGCCGCTCGAAGCGGCGCATGACGGGGAATCGCTCTATTATTCCGCGATGCTCGGCATCGGGGAGCTGATCTCCAGCGGAACGACGACGATTGTCGATATGGAGACGGTGCATCACACGGATTACGCGTTCCAGGCAATTGCTAAGAGCGGTATCCGCGCCCTCTCCGGCAAGGTCATGATGGACCAGAAGGGCGGGGATGTGCCTGAGGCGCTCCAGGAGGATACGGCGGCTTCGCTTCAGGAGAGTGTGGATCTGCTGGAAAAATGGAACGGGCATGACGGCGGGCGCATCCGCTACGCTTTTTCCCCAAGGTTCGTGGTTTCGTGCACCGAGCCGCTGCTGACTGAAGTCCGTGATCTGTCGGCGCGTTACGGGGTTAAAGTACATACCCATGCCTCCGAGAATCAGGGGGAGATCGAAATTGTGCAGGCGATGACCGGCATGCGCAATATCGTGTACCTGGATCATATTGGCCTTGCGAACGAGCGGCTCATTCTGGCCCACTGTATTTGGCTGGATAAGGAAGAGCGGCGTATTTTGCGGGAACGGGGCGTGCATGTCAGCCATTGTCCGGGCTCCAACCTGAAGCTGGCGTCCGGCATCGCCGACACTCCGGGGCTAATTCACGAGCATGTATCGGTAAGCCTTGGCGCGGACGGCGCTCCCTGCAACAACAACCTCGATATGTTCAATGAAATGCGGCTGGCCGCGCTGATTCAGAAGCCGATTCACGGACCAACGGCGATGGACGCTAAATCCGTATTCCGGATGGCAACGATCGGTGGAGCCAAGGCGGTCGGGATGGAAAATGAAATCGGCAGCATCGAGGTCGGCAAGAAGGCGGATTTGGCGATTCTGAACCTGTTCAACTTCCATACGTTCCCTTCCTTTGACGCGGACCCGATCTCCCGGATCGTGTATTCCGCTACGCGCGCGGACGTGGAGAGCACGATCATTAACGGTAAAATCGTGATGGACCGCGGCATGCTGAAGACGGTCGATAAAGATACCGTGCTGCGTGAGGCGGACCGTTCCATTCAAAGGCTGCTGGCCCGCTCGCCGCTGGGGTAA
- the fabF gene encoding beta-ketoacyl-ACP synthase II, with protein MERVVISGMGIVSPLGNDVEQFWNKLRNGQSGISAIDAFDTSAYKTRFGGVVRDFDADALFGRKEARRMDRFTQFAVAAADQAVADSELKLDDLDRERIGVYVGSGIGGMGLLLEQHRVLLERGADRVSPTLVPMMISNMAAAVISIRYGAMGPSFSPVTACSTGNTAIGEALRTIRSGEADVILAGGTEAAINEISLASFGNAHALSVRNEDITRASRPFDAERDGFVIGEGAGILVLESLTHAQRRNARIYAEVIGYGNSSDAYHMVATHPEGRGAYQAMKLALQAAKLSPADIDVISAHATSTGVGDLSETNAIKAMFGEAAYRIPVTANKSMTGHMLGAAGGAEAIALIKSLNENVIPPTINLEQPDPACDLDYVPNTARSQELNIGMSNSFGFGGHNAVLIIRKYPE; from the coding sequence ATGGAAAGAGTTGTTATAAGCGGCATGGGTATCGTTTCTCCCCTTGGCAACGATGTGGAACAATTTTGGAATAAATTACGAAATGGGCAGTCGGGCATATCTGCAATTGATGCATTTGACACCTCCGCCTATAAAACACGGTTCGGGGGCGTTGTCCGGGATTTTGACGCCGACGCTTTGTTTGGCCGCAAGGAGGCGCGGCGTATGGACCGCTTCACTCAATTTGCGGTCGCGGCCGCCGATCAAGCCGTGGCTGATTCGGAACTGAAGCTGGACGATCTGGACAGGGAACGGATCGGGGTATATGTAGGCTCGGGAATCGGAGGCATGGGGTTATTGCTTGAGCAGCATCGAGTGCTGCTCGAACGTGGAGCGGACCGGGTGAGCCCGACCTTGGTGCCGATGATGATTTCCAATATGGCCGCAGCTGTGATCAGTATCCGATATGGCGCGATGGGTCCGTCATTTTCTCCGGTTACAGCTTGCTCCACCGGCAATACAGCAATCGGTGAAGCCCTTCGGACCATCCGGTCCGGTGAGGCGGACGTTATCTTGGCCGGGGGAACGGAAGCGGCGATTAATGAAATTTCGCTTGCCAGCTTTGGCAACGCCCATGCTTTATCGGTCCGAAACGAAGACATCACACGGGCCAGCCGTCCGTTTGATGCGGAAAGGGACGGATTCGTGATCGGCGAAGGGGCGGGCATCCTCGTCTTGGAGTCGCTTACCCACGCGCAGCGGCGGAATGCGCGAATCTACGCGGAGGTTATCGGTTACGGAAACAGCTCAGACGCCTATCATATGGTGGCGACCCATCCGGAAGGAAGAGGAGCTTATCAGGCGATGAAGCTGGCCCTGCAAGCCGCCAAGCTATCACCTGCGGACATTGATGTCATCAGCGCGCATGCGACCAGCACGGGAGTGGGGGACCTCTCCGAAACGAACGCGATTAAAGCAATGTTCGGAGAAGCGGCTTACCGCATTCCGGTTACGGCCAACAAATCGATGACGGGACATATGCTCGGCGCTGCCGGAGGAGCCGAAGCGATCGCTCTAATCAAAAGTCTAAATGAAAACGTAATCCCGCCTACCATAAATCTGGAGCAGCCCGATCCGGCCTGTGATTTGGATTACGTCCCCAACACGGCCCGAAGCCAGGAGCTTAACATTGGAATGAGCAATTCATTCGGCTTTGGCGGGCATAATGCCGTGCTGATTATTCGGAAGTATCCGGAATGA
- a CDS encoding DUF1858 domain-containing protein produces MQKTLSINEPIFDLVSRDPEVKDIMIELGFQDIAKPGMLQTAGRFMTLAKGIKLKKIDIDTVKQTFRRHGFIIQE; encoded by the coding sequence ATGCAAAAAACATTGAGCATAAATGAACCGATATTCGATCTGGTCAGCCGTGATCCCGAAGTAAAGGACATCATGATTGAGCTGGGTTTCCAAGATATCGCCAAGCCGGGCATGCTGCAGACGGCCGGACGTTTTATGACACTAGCGAAAGGCATCAAGCTTAAGAAAATAGATATAGACACCGTCAAGCAGACGTTTCGTCGTCACGGATTCATTATTCAGGAATAG
- a CDS encoding DUF1003 domain-containing protein, whose protein sequence is MAQENAKTVPPEDVTINGFGIELNDKHKGRIDKYVELYEKRIVAHLEEEYSKQTSRGGKLADRIAAFGGSWKFIIYFTCFLALWIVWNVLSFTRHFDSPPFILLNLCLSFLSAFQAPFIMMSQNRQAARDKHEAIIDFAINYKAEQEIDDMQGHLHRIETELQELKALLIAQANSKESK, encoded by the coding sequence ATGGCGCAAGAGAACGCAAAAACGGTCCCGCCCGAGGACGTGACCATTAATGGTTTCGGTATTGAACTGAACGACAAACATAAAGGGCGCATTGACAAATATGTGGAGCTTTATGAAAAACGCATCGTCGCTCATCTGGAAGAGGAATACAGCAAGCAGACGAGTCGCGGCGGAAAATTGGCTGACCGCATCGCCGCCTTCGGCGGAAGCTGGAAGTTCATCATCTATTTCACCTGCTTCTTGGCGCTGTGGATCGTTTGGAACGTGCTTAGCTTCACCCGGCATTTTGATTCGCCGCCGTTTATTCTGCTGAATCTATGCCTGTCCTTTCTGTCCGCGTTCCAGGCTCCGTTCATCATGATGAGCCAGAACCGACAGGCTGCCCGGGACAAACATGAGGCCATCATTGACTTTGCGATCAACTACAAGGCGGAGCAGGAGATCGACGATATGCAGGGCCATCTGCACCGGATTGAAACGGAGCTTCAGGAGCTGAAGGCCCTGCTTATAGCCCAGGCGAACAGTAAAGAGTCCAAATAA
- a CDS encoding GNAT family N-acetyltransferase: MTIIIKKCAIEDLRMLQEISYETFNDTFGDLNAPENMKSYLERALNLEKLEQELSNVSSSFFFIYSNEELAGYLKVNVDEAQSDNIAGEALEIERIYISRKFQGQGLGKHLINKGIEIAKEQNKTQVWLGVWEKNEGAIKFYKGMGFVESGAHSFYMGDEKQTDFIMVKTLIFS, translated from the coding sequence ATGACAATCATAATAAAGAAGTGCGCGATAGAAGATTTACGCATGCTTCAAGAAATAAGTTATGAAACATTTAATGATACTTTTGGAGATTTGAATGCACCCGAAAATATGAAATCCTATTTGGAAAGAGCACTTAATTTAGAGAAATTAGAGCAAGAATTATCTAATGTTAGTTCATCTTTCTTTTTTATTTATAGTAATGAAGAGCTCGCTGGTTATTTAAAGGTTAATGTCGATGAGGCCCAGTCAGACAATATTGCTGGCGAAGCGCTTGAGATTGAGAGGATTTATATAAGCAGAAAATTCCAAGGGCAAGGTCTGGGGAAGCATCTGATCAATAAAGGCATAGAAATTGCGAAAGAGCAGAATAAAACGCAGGTTTGGTTAGGCGTGTGGGAAAAAAATGAGGGTGCAATCAAATTTTATAAAGGAATGGGCTTTGTCGAGAGTGGAGCCCACTCCTTTTACATGGGGGATGAGAAGCAAACGGATTTCATTATGGTTAAAACACTGATTTTCAGCTAA
- a CDS encoding DUF438 domain-containing protein, whose product MSELINNREVHETEQTHRQNMLKEIIKELHAGKSVEEVKARFEEAVGDVTVAEISAMEHSLMTEEGIPVTEVQRLCSVHTAIFKGSIEEIHRSSKPEEQPGHPVHTFKLENREIEKLVNFRVELHKDKFRKSDDEGIIFKLLEDLGLLLDIDKHFSRKENLLFPYLEKYGIYGPTQVMWGVDDGIRSMIKEAKALLSGYTGNREEVVSALELIIKEVNEMVFKEENILLPMALDKLTEDEWVKIARESGTIGFCLAAPEKEWVPERNPEPVDAEAKEAESAGTPQGFIRFETGILSVQQLELIMNHLPVDLTFIDENDVVRYFSHGKERIFARTKAVIGRTVQNCHPPQSVHVVEKLLEDFKSGNKDAEDFWIQMKDKFIYIRYFAVRDEEGRYLGTLEFTQNIAPIRALEGQKRILSE is encoded by the coding sequence ATGAGCGAATTAATCAATAACCGGGAAGTCCATGAGACAGAGCAGACCCATCGGCAGAATATGCTGAAAGAAATCATCAAGGAACTGCATGCCGGCAAAAGCGTCGAGGAAGTGAAAGCCCGCTTTGAAGAAGCGGTCGGAGATGTGACGGTGGCGGAAATATCCGCAATGGAGCATTCACTGATGACGGAGGAAGGGATTCCGGTAACCGAAGTGCAGCGTCTATGCTCTGTGCATACGGCTATCTTCAAAGGCTCCATCGAGGAGATTCACCGGTCATCCAAGCCCGAGGAGCAGCCAGGTCATCCGGTGCATACGTTCAAGCTGGAGAACCGCGAGATTGAGAAGCTGGTTAATTTCCGGGTGGAGCTGCATAAGGATAAATTCCGCAAAAGCGATGATGAAGGAATCATCTTCAAGCTGCTGGAGGATCTGGGCCTTCTGCTGGACATCGACAAACACTTCAGCCGCAAGGAGAACCTGCTATTCCCTTATCTGGAGAAGTACGGAATTTACGGTCCGACTCAGGTGATGTGGGGCGTGGACGACGGCATCCGCAGCATGATCAAGGAGGCCAAAGCCCTTCTGTCCGGCTATACCGGAAACCGGGAGGAAGTGGTGTCGGCGCTTGAGCTTATCATTAAAGAAGTGAATGAGATGGTTTTTAAGGAAGAGAATATTTTGCTGCCGATGGCGCTGGACAAGCTGACCGAGGACGAATGGGTAAAAATTGCCCGGGAGAGCGGCACGATCGGCTTCTGTCTGGCTGCGCCGGAGAAAGAATGGGTGCCGGAGCGCAATCCCGAGCCCGTGGACGCAGAGGCGAAGGAAGCGGAAAGCGCCGGAACCCCGCAGGGCTTCATCCGCTTTGAGACCGGCATACTGTCTGTGCAGCAGCTTGAACTGATCATGAATCATCTGCCGGTCGATCTGACGTTTATCGATGAGAACGATGTGGTCCGTTATTTCTCCCACGGCAAAGAACGTATCTTTGCCCGCACCAAGGCCGTGATCGGCCGCACCGTGCAGAACTGCCATCCGCCGCAAAGCGTGCATGTCGTAGAGAAGCTGCTGGAGGATTTCAAGTCCGGCAACAAGGACGCCGAGGATTTCTGGATTCAAATGAAGGACAAATTTATTTATATCCGCTACTTTGCCGTCCGCGACGAAGAAGGGCGCTATCTGGGAACATTGGAATTTACACAAAACATCGCTCCGATCCGCGCCCTGGAAGGGCAGAAGCGTATTTTGTCCGAGTAG
- a CDS encoding helix-turn-helix transcriptional regulator, whose translation MNAEARLEALSAFLKSQRSKISPLSAGLPGGTRRRTPGLRREEVAQLAGVSTTWYTWLEQGRDIKVSVSVLDNISKALRLTPDERKYLYSLALDTHTGPEFPPETQSEIRPSLLKIIRELKYSPTIVTDRRCQIVGWNEAARHVFLDFEQVPAPERNLIRLLFARQELQRLAVNWEDFVGGFLAIFRTYYGQYVDDAWYTEFIRDMDRNYPDFDRLWQRSTVNNAPDVLIEFRHSKAGKMLFELTSMHVHGSADLRCIIYTPAADGTEMKLMKMMEKL comes from the coding sequence ATGAATGCCGAGGCTAGGCTGGAGGCGCTATCCGCCTTTCTGAAATCGCAGCGCTCCAAAATTTCTCCCCTATCGGCAGGACTGCCCGGGGGCACCCGCAGAAGAACGCCGGGACTTAGACGGGAAGAAGTGGCTCAACTTGCCGGCGTAAGTACAACCTGGTACACCTGGCTGGAGCAGGGCCGCGACATCAAAGTGTCTGTCTCCGTTCTCGACAATATCTCCAAGGCTCTCCGGCTTACTCCCGACGAACGTAAATATTTGTATTCGCTCGCGTTGGATACCCATACCGGACCTGAATTTCCTCCTGAGACTCAATCTGAAATCCGCCCATCACTGCTTAAAATTATAAGGGAGCTGAAATATTCGCCAACGATTGTAACCGACCGCCGCTGCCAGATTGTCGGCTGGAATGAAGCCGCAAGACATGTATTCCTTGATTTCGAACAAGTTCCCGCCCCGGAGCGAAATTTAATCAGGCTGCTGTTTGCCCGCCAAGAGCTGCAACGGCTAGCCGTGAACTGGGAGGATTTTGTCGGAGGCTTTCTCGCCATTTTCAGAACCTATTACGGACAATACGTTGATGACGCATGGTATACCGAATTCATCCGCGATATGGACAGAAACTACCCGGACTTCGACCGTCTCTGGCAGCGCAGCACAGTGAACAACGCTCCCGATGTGTTGATCGAGTTCAGGCATTCCAAAGCCGGCAAAATGCTGTTTGAGCTCACTTCAATGCACGTCCACGGCAGCGCCGATTTGCGGTGCATTATCTATACTCCGGCGGCCGATGGGACAGAGATGAAGCTGATGAAGATGATGGAGAAGCTATAA
- a CDS encoding GNAT family N-acetyltransferase, with protein MERDIRQGRIEELEQIMALIAECVRVMQEGGSDQWDESYPNAEIITEDIERGTLYVYEEAGAPAGILVLDENQAEQYKEIKWVQTEGPNLIMHRLAVHPRVQGKGIARRLIACAENFAVERGYKSIRMDTYAKNTKALELYRRLGYEVRGEVSFPGRTANFPVLEKILAAAE; from the coding sequence ATGGAGCGTGACATCAGACAAGGAAGAATAGAAGAGCTGGAGCAGATTATGGCGCTGATTGCCGAATGCGTGCGCGTGATGCAAGAGGGCGGAAGCGACCAATGGGATGAAAGCTATCCGAATGCGGAAATTATCACTGAGGACATAGAGCGGGGAACGCTGTATGTTTACGAGGAGGCCGGGGCTCCTGCGGGAATCTTGGTGCTGGATGAAAATCAGGCCGAGCAGTATAAGGAAATCAAATGGGTGCAGACGGAAGGGCCAAATTTGATCATGCACCGCCTTGCGGTTCATCCCCGGGTTCAGGGAAAAGGAATCGCGCGCCGGTTGATTGCGTGTGCCGAGAATTTTGCAGTTGAACGAGGATATAAGAGCATCCGAATGGATACATACGCCAAAAACACCAAGGCGCTCGAGCTGTACCGGCGTCTCGGTTACGAGGTAAGAGGCGAGGTCAGTTTCCCTGGACGGACGGCGAATTTCCCTGTGCTGGAGAAGATTTTGGCGGCTGCCGAGTAG
- a CDS encoding MFS transporter: MPNLPYLAGGAIYFTAGLYLLRCMRETKFKPRSREPQVSHFRAMRNTWLEGAAVVRRNPLLITMVCVTLLGGAASEGYDRLWQVHLINGIGFPDLPLSMAAWFGLIGAAETLLGLLAVHFAERRIDMGGERKLSAVMLLLTAVRIACIALLALSPSFGLAMSAVLVIGMASSVAEPVYASWLNRNLESRSRVTVLSMVSQSDALGQTAGGPVVGWIGSRFSIRASLLAASILLLPLLAVFGRGPAGRGADIICEGPFCRKI; encoded by the coding sequence ATGCCGAATCTACCGTATTTGGCTGGCGGGGCAATCTACTTCACGGCGGGGTTGTATTTGCTTCGCTGCATGAGGGAGACGAAGTTTAAGCCCCGGAGCCGCGAGCCGCAAGTCTCGCATTTTCGGGCGATGCGGAATACGTGGCTGGAAGGAGCAGCCGTGGTGCGCAGAAACCCCCTACTGATTACGATGGTCTGTGTGACACTGCTGGGAGGCGCCGCCTCCGAAGGCTATGACCGTCTGTGGCAGGTGCATTTGATTAACGGCATCGGCTTTCCCGATCTGCCGCTGTCAATGGCGGCTTGGTTCGGCCTTATCGGAGCGGCGGAAACCCTGCTGGGACTGCTTGCCGTGCATTTTGCCGAGCGAAGAATCGATATGGGCGGCGAGCGGAAGCTGTCTGCGGTTATGCTGCTGCTGACGGCTGTCCGCATCGCCTGTATCGCCTTACTTGCGCTGTCGCCGTCATTTGGCCTCGCGATGTCCGCCGTACTTGTCATCGGCATGGCTTCTTCAGTAGCCGAGCCGGTGTATGCCTCCTGGCTGAACCGGAATCTGGAGAGCCGGAGCCGGGTGACCGTTCTGTCGATGGTCAGCCAGTCCGACGCGCTTGGCCAGACGGCCGGCGGACCGGTGGTTGGCTGGATCGGCAGCCGGTTCTCGATCAGGGCGTCTTTGCTGGCGGCAAGTATACTGCTGCTGCCTCTTTTGGCCGTATTTGGCCGGGGACCCGCAGGCAGGGGAGCGGATATCATTTGCGAAGGCCCGTTTTGCAGGAAAATCTAG
- a CDS encoding ABC transporter ATP-binding protein: protein MILELSGVKKQFRNGNDYSSLLDHIDLRIYKGESVAIQGKSGSGKSTLLNILAGLIQSDEGIMLFNGKDVSAMTTNELAGYRKYNIGFVTQYFNLLGDRNVYHNVALPLQYLRQSKKEIKLKVEKVLEELEISHLKSRPVGNLSGGERQRVAIARAIVKNPSILLADEPTGSLDEKTEETILEIFKDLNHRGTTMVVVTHDKSVANLCKKKYELKNKKLNAIS, encoded by the coding sequence ATGATACTTGAACTCTCAGGTGTAAAGAAACAATTTAGAAACGGAAATGATTATAGCAGCTTGCTAGATCATATTGATCTTCGAATTTATAAAGGCGAATCGGTAGCTATACAAGGGAAAAGCGGTTCCGGAAAGTCTACACTTCTTAACATTTTAGCCGGGTTAATACAGTCAGACGAAGGGATTATGTTGTTTAACGGTAAAGACGTGTCGGCAATGACAACCAATGAACTTGCAGGATATCGTAAATACAATATTGGATTTGTTACTCAATATTTTAATCTCTTGGGTGACCGAAATGTATACCATAACGTCGCTCTGCCTTTACAATATCTTAGACAATCAAAGAAAGAGATCAAGTTAAAGGTTGAAAAGGTTTTAGAGGAATTAGAGATAAGTCACCTGAAAAGTAGACCTGTTGGCAACTTATCCGGTGGTGAGCGGCAGCGGGTAGCAATAGCGAGGGCTATTGTGAAAAATCCTTCTATCCTTTTAGCTGATGAACCAACCGGCTCATTAGATGAGAAAACCGAAGAAACCATTTTAGAAATATTTAAAGATCTAAATCATAGAGGGACTACCATGGTCGTTGTTACCCATGATAAATCGGTTGCCAATTTATGCAAAAAAAAATATGAACTTAAAAATAAGAAGTTAAATGCGATTTCTTAG